A region of the Arenibacter antarcticus genome:
AGATTCGTAGTCTGCTGGGTTGAAATCTATTTCCGGTTTCCAATATAATTCATATTCTCCAGAAGCCACATTATATTTATAAGAAGAGGCAGGGGTATTGTAGTTGGTAAAGGAGAAATAGAATTCCTTATCTTCTTTTTTACCTCCAAAGCCACTTGCGCTACCTACTCCTGGAAGCTGAACCTCTCTGATTTTCTTGCCGTCATAATCGTATTGGTAAACTTTGGAAATGGCATCTACCATATATTCCGTAAAGAAAAAGCCCCCACCAGAACTAGCAGTGAGTACATGGTCTGTTTCGGGAATAAAATCTATCCAATTTTCAATACTGGGATTGGAGGCATCTACGGTAACAATTTTTTTGTTGGGTGCATCCAAATTAGTGACAAGATAAAGTTTGGTTCCCAAATTACCCAAGAGGGAAGTATCGGAACCTGTATGATCCACTATAGGGATTAATGTACTATTGGCCTTTGTTAAATCTTGAATAAATAATTTATTACCCGAAGTAGAAACGGAAGCGGAGACTAATAAATATCGATTGTCCTCCGTAACATATCCGCCTACATATCGATGTTTTTCTGAAGGAATGCCTCCGAATATTAGTTCGTCGTCTTTTTGGGAAGTACCCAATTTATGGTAATAAAGCTTGTGCTGATCAGTTTTTGCGGATAGTTCACTGCCTTTAGGTTTGTCGTAACTTGAATAAAAGAAGCCTTCATTTCCCTTCCAGGAGATGCCGCTGAATTTTATGTCTACTAAAGTATCTTCAACAATTTTTCGGGTTTCAGTTTCTAAAATTATAACCTTGCGCCAGTCACTGCCTCCTTCCGATATGGAATAGGCCGCTATGGATCCATCGTCGGAAAAACTCAGTCCAGCCAAGGAGGTAGTTCCGTCCTCGGAAAAGGAATTGGGGTCCAAGAAAACCTCTTTCTCTCCATTTTCTTTATTTCGGTATACTACATATTGATTTTGAAGTCCATCGTTTTTATAAAAGTAGGTGTAATTACCTTCCTTGAATGGGGCTCCCAACTTTTCATAATTCCATAACTTTTCTAAACGATTTTTTAAGTCGCTTCTAAATGAAATATTATTTAGATAGTTAAAGGTGGTTTTGTTTTGGTCGTTTACCCAAGTCTCTGTTTCTTGACTCCTATCATCTTCCAGCCAACGATATGGGTCGGATACCTCGGTTCCGAAATAGTGATCTACGGTGTCCACTTTTTTTGTATTGGGGTAATTCACAATAATGGGTTCTTTTTTTTGATGTGTTTCACAAGCGAGGACAATACTGGCCGCGACGGTGGTTAAAATTAATTTATTCATTTGTAAGTTATCTAAATTGCGTTTAAGATTATCATAAAAATACCTTTGCAGCGAAGGTGCCACAAAGGTATTTAATTGTATTCTATTTTGAGGTGGTTCTTATCACTAGGTATACAAACATCTGCCCTAAATTGGGGTAGACTTTATACCAGACTGTTTTCAACCAAATACTCTGCAATTTGTACTGCGTTGGTTGCGGCCCCTTTTCTTAGATTATCCGCAACGATCCACATATTTAGTGTATTAGGTTGGGTTTCGTCCCTTCTAATTCTCCCCACAAAAACGTCGTCCTTTCCATGGGCATAAATTGGCATGGGATAGGTATTGGTGTCGGTATTGTCCTGAACAACGATTCCCTGGGTCTCGCTTAATAACTTTCTAACCTCGGTAAGGTCAAAGTCGTCCATAAACTCTACGTTCACAGATTCCGAATGTCCTCCTGAAGTTGGTATGCGCACTGCAGTGGCCGTAACAGAAAAACTATTGTCGTTAAATATTTTCAAGGGTTCTAGGGATAATTTCATCTCTTCCTTGGTGTATCCGTTCTCTAGAAATACATCACAATGTGGAAGGGCATTTTTCCCGATAGGATAAGGGTAGGCCATTTCTCCCTGTATTCCAGCAATTTCATTTTCGAGCTGCTTAACAGCCTTAACTCCCGTGCCTGACACAGATTGGTAAGTGGAAACAACTACGCGTTTCATTTTATATTTCCTATGCAAGGGCGATAATGCCAAAACCATCTGTATAGTAGAACAGTTGGGATTTGCAATGATCTTATCTTCCTTGGTAAGCTCATGGGCATTAATTTCGGGAACGATCAATTTCTTTGAGGGATCCATTCGCCATGCCGAAGAATTGTCTACAACCGTGATCCCTGCAGAGGCAAATTTTGGTGCCCATTCCAAGGAGGTTTCCCCTCCTGCCGAAAATATTGCCAAATCCGGTTTGGCAGCTAGGGCGGTTTCTAGGCCAATAAGTGTATGTTCCTTACCTTGGAACATTAATTTTTTACCCACAGATCGTTCTGAGGCCACCAATAACATTTCCGTTATTGGGAAATTGCGTTCTGCCAATACTTTAAGCACAACTTCACCAACCATTCCTGTTGCTCCAACTACAGCTACTTTCATTATTAATATATTAAAATTGAGAAGGCAAAGGTACTGATTAAAGCCTTTGGTACAAGGAATTAATCTAATTATTATAATAATATAACAAAATGTTATAAATATCACACATAAGCAAAAAAGAACCGTCAACCTTGATATAAAAACAGGGTTGACGGTTTAGGTTGGTTAGTTGCTAGTGTAGCGGTGGGTCTTTATAGACCGGTACTTTAATAAATATTGGTATTACTTTTTTAATAGATCTCTGATCTGAATCAACAGTTCCTCTTGGGTAGGCCCTTTTGGAGCTTCCTTCTTGGGTGCTGGAGGAGTTTTAGTTTTATTGTAAGCTTTTACAATGGTGAAAAGTACAAAGCCAACAATTATTAAGTTGATAATAGAATTTACCCAAGCACCGTAACGTATGGCACTTTCAGGTTTTGTTACGGTTCCATCAGCAGCAATGATGGCTTCTGAGAGAACAATCTGCATATCTGAAAAGTCTACGCCTCCAGTAAAAAATCCTACAATAGGCATCATGATGTCGTTCACAAAGCCGCTTACGACCAAGCCAACGGCGCCTGCCAATAATACTGCAACTGCCAAATCAATGACATTTCCGGTCATGATAAAACTTTTAAACTCTTTTAACATAGTTCTAGGTTTAGAATTAATGTCCCTGTGATACTGCAATGTAGTAAAAAAAATCCACTCCCAACAAAATGTTAAAAAATTTACATCTCATCCTTGTAGATTCGTTTTATCCGTTGTGAAATACCAGTGAGAATCTCGTATGAGATTGTATCGGCGTAGCCAGCCATTTTATCAGCGCTGTGGTTTTTTCCGAAAATCACTACCTCATCTCTCTCCTTGCAATTCAATCCGGTGACATCTATCATAATCATATCCATACAGACATTACCAATAATAGGAGCAAGTTTACCGTTAATCCATACATGACCTTTGTGGTTCCCGTAGATCCTGCCAATACCATCGGCATGTCCCACAGGTAAGGTTGCCGTAACCATAGGGGAATTGGAGATAAACCCCCTATTATAGCCTATGCTCTGATTGGCCCCAATTTTATGAATTTGGGAAATAAAGGTCTTTAGTGTGGCCACAGGTATTAATTGTTCATCTTCGGATGCCTCATTGCCGTAGCCGTATAGGCCTATCCCACTTCTAACCATATCGTATTGGGCATGGGGATAATTAATTATTCCGGAGGTATTCAGTAAATGTCGGAATGGCCTATCCTTTAACCCACCTAATAATATTGAGCTAATTTTTTCAAAGGCCTCAATTTGAGATTGGGTAAAATCCCTTTCATTTAGGTCTTCGGAAGCAGCTAGGTGAGAAAATAGGGAGGTTACTTTAATTTGTTCGGCCCCGAGAAGTTGTTCCAAAAGAAAATCCACTTCGTTTTCAGAAAATCCCAACCTATTTAGGCCAGTATTGAATTTTAAATGTACTGGATATTCTTTTTGTTGTAGTTCTTTGGCAGTCCGTAAAAAAGCGGTGAGGACCGCTGGGGAATACAGACTGGGTTCCAAACATCGTTGGATCATAGTGGTGAAATTCACCTCTTGGGGGTGGAGCACCAGAATGGGAAGTTTTATTCCTGCATCTCTTAATACTACTCCTTCATTGGTATAGGCTACGGCCAAGTAATTAGTACCTAGAGTTTCCAATTTTTTTGCAATGGCAATGGAATCACTGCCATAAGCAAATGCTTTTACTACTCCCAAAAAACGGGTGCCATCTTTAATCTTGGATCTTAAATAGTTGTAATTGTGTTCTAGTGCACGTAAATCTATTTCTAGGACGGTTTCTCCAACCTTATTCATTTGTATTTTCTTTTGGGGCTATTACTACTTTGGAAGTAACTTTTATCTCACTTACTTTTTCCTTTAGCATGGCTTTATAGTAGGCAGCCCTACTTAGGGGTTCGTACTCTTCAATTTCGCCCAAGAGGACCAATTTCTCGTTATTGGTCTTTCTAAAGCTGTAATTCGCCAAATTTCCAGTACGAGTACAAACCGCATGTACCTTAGTTACATATTCGGCAGTAGCCATAAGTGCGGGCATTGGCCCAAAGGGATTGCCTTTGAAGTCCATATCCAATCCTGCTACTACAACACGTACTCCTCTATTTGCTAAATCGTTGCAGACGGTCACTATTTCATCATCAAAAAACTGCGCTTCATCAATACCAACAACATCGCACCCATCTGCCAAAAGACGGATGTTAGTAGCGGATGGTACTGGTGTTGATCGTATCTCGTTTGAATCGTGGGAGACTACCATTTCTTCATGATATCTGGTATCTACCATGGGTTTAAAAATCTCCACTTTTTGCTTTGCAAATTGTGCTCGTTTTAGACGTCGGATGAGTTCCTCGGTCTTTCCAGAGAACATAGAACCACAGATAACCTCGATCCATCCGAATTGTTCTTTAGGGTTAACAGTATTTTCGAGAAACATTTTGTAATTTTAGACGAAAGTAATTTGTTTTCCGTTAGTTTACTAGGAGGCATAAAATTATTAAAAAAATAATCTATGTGGCGTTATTGTTGGGAAAAGTTAGAGGGGGTACCAACATTTTGTATTCAACCCCATTGTCCACTGTAAAATTGTGATATCTGAGGTCTTAAGGGGCCAACGGATAGTAAAAATTATTAAAGATGAAAAAGAGACTTAAAGAGGAATTGAGAAAATTGTCGACCGAAATCATTACTTCTAGGAATATGGGTGATATTAACTACCTATACGAATCCGCAAAGGAATTATATGAAAAGTTGACAGTATTAAAATACATTGAGGAAAAATTGA
Encoded here:
- a CDS encoding aspartate-semialdehyde dehydrogenase; the encoded protein is MKVAVVGATGMVGEVVLKVLAERNFPITEMLLVASERSVGKKLMFQGKEHTLIGLETALAAKPDLAIFSAGGETSLEWAPKFASAGITVVDNSSAWRMDPSKKLIVPEINAHELTKEDKIIANPNCSTIQMVLALSPLHRKYKMKRVVVSTYQSVSGTGVKAVKQLENEIAGIQGEMAYPYPIGKNALPHCDVFLENGYTKEEMKLSLEPLKIFNDNSFSVTATAVRIPTSGGHSESVNVEFMDDFDLTEVRKLLSETQGIVVQDNTDTNTYPMPIYAHGKDDVFVGRIRRDETQPNTLNMWIVADNLRKGAATNAVQIAEYLVENSLV
- the alr gene encoding alanine racemase yields the protein MNKVGETVLEIDLRALEHNYNYLRSKIKDGTRFLGVVKAFAYGSDSIAIAKKLETLGTNYLAVAYTNEGVVLRDAGIKLPILVLHPQEVNFTTMIQRCLEPSLYSPAVLTAFLRTAKELQQKEYPVHLKFNTGLNRLGFSENEVDFLLEQLLGAEQIKVTSLFSHLAASEDLNERDFTQSQIEAFEKISSILLGGLKDRPFRHLLNTSGIINYPHAQYDMVRSGIGLYGYGNEASEDEQLIPVATLKTFISQIHKIGANQSIGYNRGFISNSPMVTATLPVGHADGIGRIYGNHKGHVWINGKLAPIIGNVCMDMIMIDVTGLNCKERDEVVIFGKNHSADKMAGYADTISYEILTGISQRIKRIYKDEM
- the mscL gene encoding large conductance mechanosensitive channel protein MscL: MLKEFKSFIMTGNVIDLAVAVLLAGAVGLVVSGFVNDIMMPIVGFFTGGVDFSDMQIVLSEAIIAADGTVTKPESAIRYGAWVNSIINLIIVGFVLFTIVKAYNKTKTPPAPKKEAPKGPTQEELLIQIRDLLKK
- a CDS encoding prolyl oligopeptidase family protein, which translates into the protein MNKLILTTVAASIVLACETHQKKEPIIVNYPNTKKVDTVDHYFGTEVSDPYRWLEDDRSQETETWVNDQNKTTFNYLNNISFRSDLKNRLEKLWNYEKLGAPFKEGNYTYFYKNDGLQNQYVVYRNKENGEKEVFLDPNSFSEDGTTSLAGLSFSDDGSIAAYSISEGGSDWRKVIILETETRKIVEDTLVDIKFSGISWKGNEGFFYSSYDKPKGSELSAKTDQHKLYYHKLGTSQKDDELIFGGIPSEKHRYVGGYVTEDNRYLLVSASVSTSGNKLFIQDLTKANSTLIPIVDHTGSDTSLLGNLGTKLYLVTNLDAPNKKIVTVDASNPSIENWIDFIPETDHVLTASSGGGFFFTEYMVDAISKVYQYDYDGKKIREVQLPGVGSASGFGGKKEDKEFYFSFTNYNTPASSYKYNVASGEYELYWKPEIDFNPADYESNQVFYSSKDGTKIPMIITHKKGLDLNGKNPTILYGYGGFNISLTPSFSIINAVWMEQGGVYAVPNLRGGGEYGKKWHDAGTKLQKQNVFDDFIAAAEYLIANNYTSSDYLAIKGGSNGGLLVGAAMTQRPELMKVALPAVGVLDMLRYHTFTAGAGWAYDYGTAEDNEEMFQYLKNYSPVHNVKNGINYPATLITTGDHDDRVVPAHSFKFAAVLQENQAGHNPTLIRIETNAGHGAGTPVSKTIEQAADIFGFTLYNMGIQELPNQSVIKEIKG
- a CDS encoding thymidine kinase, whose amino-acid sequence is MFLENTVNPKEQFGWIEVICGSMFSGKTEELIRRLKRAQFAKQKVEIFKPMVDTRYHEEMVVSHDSNEIRSTPVPSATNIRLLADGCDVVGIDEAQFFDDEIVTVCNDLANRGVRVVVAGLDMDFKGNPFGPMPALMATAEYVTKVHAVCTRTGNLANYSFRKTNNEKLVLLGEIEEYEPLSRAAYYKAMLKEKVSEIKVTSKVVIAPKENTNE